One genomic segment of Theobroma cacao cultivar B97-61/B2 chromosome 6, Criollo_cocoa_genome_V2, whole genome shotgun sequence includes these proteins:
- the LOC18595515 gene encoding 50S ribosomal protein L20, with protein sequence MNKKEILKLAKGFRGRAKNCIRIARERVEKALQYSYRDRRNKKRDMRSLWIERINAGTRQHGVNYGNFMHGLMKENIQLNRKVLSELSMHEPYSFKALVDISRNAFPGNKNIVLPTRKANVAINV encoded by the exons ATGAACAAGAAGGAGATACTCAAGTTGGCAAAGGGATTCAGGGGAAGGGCAAAGAACTGTATAAGAATAGCAAGAGAGAGGGTTGAGAAGGCCTTGCAGTATTCCTATAGGGACCGCAGGAACAAGAAGCGTGACATGCGTTCTTTATGGATCGAACGCATTAATGCTGGGACTCGTCAACATGGC GTAAATTATGGTAACTTCATGCACGGACTGATGAAAGAGAACATCCAACTGAACAGGAAAGTTCTTTCCGAACTATCTATGCATGAACCATATAGTTTTAAGGCTCTCGTAGACATTTCTCGCAATGCCTTCCCTGGAAACAAGAATATTGTGCTCCCTACAAGGAAGGCAAATGTTGCAATCAATGTGTAA
- the LOC18595513 gene encoding uncharacterized protein LOC18595513 yields MLICGPGAAFCVRTSLYCVNSNSRNNIASKSKSYLTRYSRRCHLASSFLAAAALLVSAAGAADVPQDSETLSNIPQTLSGECASSKDCKKPRIQRPKSRKAESCTTKCLATCIRGGVGSPGEGPLNIRRPLVVFKEGFRSRKYCLVECSDICNLIGDEDYGP; encoded by the exons ATGCTAATTTGTGGCCCTGGTGCTGCCTTTTGTGTCAGAACTTCATTGTACTGTGTCAACAGCAATAGCCGCAACAACATTGCCAGCAAAAGTAAAAGCTACCTCACCAGATACAGCCGCAGATGCCACCTGGCATCTAGCTTCCTTGCGGCTGCTGCTCTTTTGGTCTCTGCAGCTGGGGCTGCTGACGTACCCCAAGATTCAGAAACTCTGTCCAACATACCCCAAACGCTTTCAGGAGAGTGTGCATCCTCCAAAGACTGCAAGAAACCTAGAATCCAGCGACCAAAGTCTAGGAAGGCTGAGTCATGCACTACCAAATGTCTCGCCACTTGCATTAGAGGTGGTGTAGGCTCTCCTGGAGAAGGTCCTCTCAATATCAGAAG ACCTTTAGTGGTTTTCAAGGAAGGATTTCGAAGTCGCAAGTACTG CTTGGTGGAGTGTTCCGATATTTGTAATTTGATTGGAGATGAGGATTATGGACCTTGA
- the LOC18595516 gene encoding shikimate O-hydroxycinnamoyltransferase: MGSAKGDFMLSVGKKEVVAAALPFQEHWLPLTNLDLLLPALDVGLFFCYKKPTMSFGSMVSVLKKALAQALLSYYAFAGEVVTNALGEPELLCNNRGVDFIEAYADIELENLNLHNPEESIEGKFVPEKKHGVISIQATELKCGGIVVACSFDHRMADAYSTNMFLVSWAEIARSKPVSVAPSFRRSLLNPRRPGRFDPSLDEMYVPIPSLPPPEEFHEPTDHLISRIYFVTADKLNELQSLASSDGHKRTKLESFSAFLWKMVATVAAKDGDKISKMGIVVDGRSRLGEGDQDKATLMGSHFGNVLSIPYGSQTVGELVEKPVSWVAKQVHDFLKPAADEEHFLGLIDWVEAHRPEPAMTRVYCVGKDDGPALVVSSGQRFPVSKVDFGWGSPTFGSYHFPWGGLCGYVMPMPSPAGDGDWVVYMLLLKGQLELIEKEAANVFRPLTFDYLTKVSST; encoded by the exons ATGGGGTCAGCTAAGGGAGATTTCATGTTGTCAGTGGGCAAGAAGGAGGTGGTGGCAGCGGCTCTTCCATTCCAAGAGCACTGGCTGCCACTCACCAACCTGGACTTGCTTCTGCCAGCACTTGATGTTGGACTTTTCTTCTGTTACAAGAAACCTACGATGAGTTTCGGTTCCATGGTTAGTGTTCTGAAGAAGGCCTTGGCTCAAGCTCTTTTGTCCTACTACGCTTTTGCTGGGGAGGTCGTGACAAACGCTCTGGGGGAGCCTGAGCTTCTCTGTAACAATCGAGGTGTGGATTTCATTGAGGCTTATGCAGATATTGAGCTTGAAAACCTCAACTTGCATAACCCTGAGGAGAGCATTGAAGGCAAATTCGTACCTGAAAAGAAACATGGTGTGATCTCAATTCAG GCAACTGAACTTAAATGTGGGGGCATAGTGGTGGCATGCTCCTTCGATCATCGAATGGCTGATGCCTACTCAACCAACATGTTTCTCGTGTCATGGGCTGAAATAGCTCGCTCGAAGCCGGTTTCGGTTGCGCCATCCTTTCGTCGATCTCTGCTGAACCCGAGACGCCCTGGGCGCTTTGACCCTTCCCTTGATGAGATGTACGTGCCAATACCCTCGTTGCCCCCTCCGGAAGAGTTCCATGAACCTACTGATCATCTCATCAGTCGCATTTATTTTGTTACTGCTGACAAACTCAATGAGCTTCAGTCGCTTGCTTCCTCCGACGGACACAAAAGGACCAAGCTTGAGTCTTTTAGTGCATTTTTGTGGAAAATGGTGGCAACTGTAGCTGCCAAAGATGGAGACAAGATATCAAAAATGGGGATTGTTGTGGATGGGAGGTCAAGGTTAGGTGAAGGAGACCAAGATAAAGCAACTCTCATGGGTTCTCATTTCGGGAATGTGCTATCCATTCCGTACGGATCCCAGACAGTGGGTGAACTTGTTGAGAAGCCTGTGTCTTGGGTGGCAAAACAGGTTCATGATTTTCTAAAACCTGCGGCGGACGAGGAACATTTCCTGGGACTGATTGATTGGGTTGAAGCTCACCGCCCTGAGCCTGCGATGACAAGGGTATACTGCGTGGGCAAGGACGATGGGCCAGCTTTGGTGGTGTCATCAGGGCAGCGTTTCCCAGTTTCAAAAGTAGATTTCGGATGGGGTAGCCCCACGTTTGGGTCCTACCATTTCCCATGGGGTGGGCTTTGTGGATACGTTATGCCGATGCCCAGTCCGGCGGGCGATGGTGACTGGGTTGTCTATATGCTCCTCTTGAAAGGGCAGTTGGAGCTAATAGAAAAGGAAGCTGCAAATGTGTTTAGGCCCTTGACTTTTGATTATCTTACTAAGGTTTCCTCAACCTAG
- the LOC18595514 gene encoding uncharacterized protein LOC18595514 — translation MVMMKGVALAADIRRNLGVIKERVLEKLAAAAVPADALENARHLLESVVRDVTVAAHGLTKDALHRIKTHLVDILPSLSPAVTRKMVDDAEKEANEEQETEGEHEVDERRQDDHQLSGKSPFVSPASSLFALIKPLSRL, via the exons ATGGTCATGATGAAGGGAGTGGCATTGGCAGCCGATATAAGGAGAAATCTTGGGGTGATAAAGGAGAGGGTGCTGGAGAAGCTGGCCGCAGCTGCAGTCCCTGCTGATGCTTTGGAGAATGCTAGGCACTTGTTGGAGAGTGTGGTGAGGGATGTTACTGTTGCTGCTCATGGTCTTACCAAGGACGCCTTGCACCGTATCAAGACTCATCTTGTAGATATTCTTCCTTCACTCTCCCCTGCCGTTACTAGAAAG ATGGTGGATGATGCTGAGAAGGAAGCTAATGAAGAGCAAGAAACTGAGGGTGAACATGAAGTAGATGAGCGAAGGCAAGATGATCATCAACTTAGTGGGAAGTCTCCATTTGTGTCACCAGCATCTTCTTTGTTTGCTCTAATCAAACCATTATCGAGGCTTTGa
- the LOC18595511 gene encoding uncharacterized protein LOC18595511, which produces MSAATATTAMSASTGLGHGFNSSPIWLKWQPSPCQRSTFLILRAASSPNTGKGNKKKPKAKKTSPTPTPITTTTTTTTSTESISQDQPQQQQQQVSLSLDDVNPVGLGRKSRQIFDEVWRKFSGLGQISRTTRVDDREALDALLIREGPMCEFAIPGAQNTTVLVVGATSRIGRIVVRKLMLRGYTVKALVRKADQAVLDMLPRSVEIVIGDVGEPSTLQAAVEGCNKIIYCATARSTITGDLYRVDHQGVLNLTKALQDYNNKLAQIRAGKSSKSKLLLAKFKSEDSLNGWEIRQGTYFQDVIASKYDGGMDAKFEYTETGQAVFSGYVFTRGGYVELSKKFSLPLGCTLDRNEGLVLSLGGNGRSYVVILEAGPSADTTQSKLYFARINTKVGFCRVRVPFSSFRPVKLDDPPLDPFLVHTLTIRFEPRRQRPVEGPAGMKQDPRSFKLILEYIKALPTGQETDFVLVSCTGLGVEPNRREQVLKAKRAGEDSLRRSGLGYTIIRPGPLKEEPGGQRALIFDQGNRISQGISCVDVADICVKALHDPTARNKSFDVCHEYVAEEGRELYELVAHLPDKANNYLTPALSVLEKNT; this is translated from the exons ATGAGTGCTGCCACGGCTACTACAGCAATGAGTGCTTCGACCGGTTTAGGCCATGGTTTTAACAGCAGCCCCATCTGGCTGAAATGGCAACCTTCTCCTTGTCAGCGTTCCACCTTCCTTATCCTACGCGCTGCTTCCTCTCCCAACACTGGCAAAGGCAACAAGAAAAAACCCAAAGCTAAAAAAACTTCTCCTACTCCAACTCCTATAACTACAACAACAACAACTACTACTTCTACTGAATCTATTTCACAAGACCAACCGCAACAACAACAGCAGCAAGTTTCGTTAAGTTTGGATGACGTCAACCCAGTGGGGTTGGGACGTAAATCCCGACAAATATTTGATGAGGTTTGGAGGAAGTTCTCTGGGTTGGGGCAGATTTCAAGGACAACTCGTGTCGATGATAGGGAAGCTTTGGATGCTTTGCTTATTAGAGAAGGACCCATGTGTGAGTTTGCCATTCCTGGTGCTCAAAACACCACTGTCCTTGTTGTTGGTGCCACCAGCCGCATTGGACGCATTGTTGTCCGTAAGCTCATGCTCAGAGGATATACTGTCAAG GCTTTGGTGAGGAAGGCAGATCAAGCGGTGTTGGACATGCTTCCTAGGTCAGTTGAGATAGTGATTGGGGATGTGGGTGAGCCTTCCACCCTTCAAGCTGCTGTAGAAGGTTGCAACAAGATTATCTACTGTGCCACTGCTCGGTCTACTATCACTGGGGATCTCTATAGAGTTGATCATCAAGGGGTTTTAAACCTCACCAAAGCATTGCAG GACTACAATAATAAACTGGCACAAATTCGAGCAGGCAAAAGCAGCAAAAGCAAGCTTCTGCTTGCAAAGTTCAAATCTGAAGATTCATTGAATGGATGGGAAATACGTCAAGGTACTTACTTCCAGGATGTGATTGCTTCGAAGTACGATGGCGGAATGGATGCCAAGTTTGAGTACACTGAGACTGGACAAGCTGTTTTCTCAG GCTATGTTTTCACCAGAGGTGGGTATGTTGAGCTGTCAAAAAAGTTTTCACTTCCTTTGGGTTGCACTCTTGACAG GAATGAAGGTCTAGTTCTCTCTCTTGGTGGCAATGGAAGATCTTATGTTGTAATTCTTGAAGCTGGTCCTTCAGCAGATACAACTCAAAGCAAATTATACTTTGCAAGAATAAACACAAAAGTAGGATTTTGTAGG GTCAGAGTGCCGTTTTCATCATTTCGTCCCGTGAAACTAGATGATCCACCATTAGACCCATTCCTTGTACATACATTAACTATACGCTTTGAGCCACGAAGACAG AGGCCTGTTGAAGGACCAGCAGGAATGAAGCAAGACCCCCGAAGTTTCAAGCTTATATTGGAATATATAAAAGCTTTGCCT ACTGGGCAAGAAACAGACTTTGTTTTAGTTTCGTGCACAGGATTAGGAGTTGAGCCAAACCGAAGGGAGCAAGTTTTGAAAGCCAAGAGG GCTGGTGAGGATTCATTGAGAAGATCGGGTCTTGGGTACACAATAATTCGCCCTGGTCCTCTAAAG GAGGAACCTGGTGGCCAACGTGCTCTTATATTTGATCAAGGAAACAGGATTTCTCAG GGCATTAGTTGTGTTGATGTGGCTGATATCTGCGTGAAAGCATTGCATGATCCAACTGCAAGGAATAAGAGCTTTGAT GTATGTCATGAATACGTAGCTGAGGAAGGGAGGGAGCTTTATGAGCTG GTTGCCCATTTGCCTGACAaagcaaataattatttgactCCAGCTTTGTCTGTTTTGGAGAAAAACACTTGA